A single genomic interval of Sebastes umbrosus isolate fSebUmb1 chromosome 9, fSebUmb1.pri, whole genome shotgun sequence harbors:
- the sept6 gene encoding septin-6 isoform X4 encodes MASTEIARQAGEGARAVPLAGHVGFDSMPDQLVNKSVNHGFCFNILCVGETGLGKSTLMDTLFNTKFEGEPTQHNQPGVTLKSNTYELQESNVRLKLTVVNTVGFGDQINKEDSYKSIVEFIDCQFEAYLQEELKIKRTLHSYHDTRIHACLYFIAPTGHSLKSLDLVTMKKLDSKVNIIPIVAKSDAISKSELAKFKIKITSELVSNGVQIYQFPTDDESVAEINSTMNSHLPFAVVGSTEEVKIGNKMVKARQYPWGTVQVENENHCDFVKLREMLIRVNMEDLREQTHTRHYELYRRCKLEEMGFKDTDPDSKPFSLQETYEAKRNEFMGELQKKEEEMRQMFVQRVKEKEAELKEAEKELHEKFDRLKKLHQDEKKKLEDKRKSLDDELNMFKQKKTAAELLQNQAQQAGGSTTLKRDKERKN; translated from the exons ATGGCGTCGACTGAGATAGCAAGGCAAGCG GGTGAAGGTGCTCGTGCTGTCCCTCTGGCAGGCCATGTCGGCTTTGACAGCATGCCTGACCAGCTGGTCAACAAATCTGTCAATCACGGATTCTGCTTTAACATCCTCTGTGTTG GTGAGACGGGTCTGGGGAAATCCACCCTCATGGACACGTTGTTCAACACCAAGTTTGAGGGTGAGCCCACCCAGCACAACCAGCCGGGAGTCACGCTCAAGTCCAACACCTATGAGCTCCAGGAGAGCAACGTGCGCCTCAAACTCACTGTCGTCAACACCGTGGGCTTCGGAGACCAGATCAACAAAGAAGACAG CTACAAGTCGATCGTGGAGTTCATTGATTGCCAGTTTGAAGCATATCTACAAGAGGAGCTGAAAATCAAGCGCACGCTACACAGCTACCACGATACCCGCATCCACGCATGCCTGTACTTCATCGCTCCCACGGGGCACTCGCTCAAATCCCTGGACTTGGTGACCATGAAGAAACTTGATAGCAAG GTCAACATTATCCCAATCGTTGCCAAGTCGGATGCCATCTCCAAGAGCGAGCTGGCCAAGTTCAAAATCAAAATCACCAGTGAGCTGGTCAGCAACGGAGTGCAGATCTACCAGTTCCCCACTGACGACGAGTCCGTGGCAGAGATCAACTCCACCATGAAC AGCCATTTGCCGTTTGCCGTGGTAGGGAGCACAGAGGAGGTGAAGATTGGGaacaagatggtgaaggccCGGCAGTACCCCTGGGGGACGGTGCAGG TGGAAAATGAGAATCACTGTGACTTCGTCAAGCTGCGGGAAATGCTGATCAGAGTGAACATGGAGGACCTGCGAGAGCAGACGCACACGCGTCATTATGAGCTCTACCGTCGCTGCAAACTGGAGGAGATGGGCTTCAAAGACACAGACCCTGACAGCAAGCCCTTCAG TCTTCAGGAGACTTATGAAGCTAAGAGGAACGAGTTCATGGGCGAGCtgcagaagaaagaagaagaaatgaggCAAATGTTTGTCCAGAGAGTCAAAGAGAAGGAGGCCGAGCTCaaagaagcagagaaagag CTGCACGAGAAGTTTGACCGTCTGAAGAAGCTCCACCAAGACGAGAAGAAGAAACTGGAGGATAAGAGGAAGTCCCTGGACGACGAGCTCAACATGTTCAAACAGAAAAAGACTGCTGCAGAGCTCTTGCAGAACCAAGCCCAGCAGGCAGGGGGCTCCACCACACTCAAGAGggacaaagagaggaaaaa TTAA
- the sept6 gene encoding septin-6 isoform X3 gives MASTEIARQAGEGARAVPLAGHVGFDSMPDQLVNKSVNHGFCFNILCVGETGLGKSTLMDTLFNTKFEGEPTQHNQPGVTLKSNTYELQESNVRLKLTVVNTVGFGDQINKEDSYKSIVEFIDCQFEAYLQEELKIKRTLHSYHDTRIHACLYFIAPTGHSLKSLDLVTMKKLDSKVNIIPIVAKSDAISKSELAKFKIKITSELVSNGVQIYQFPTDDESVAEINSTMNSHLPFAVVGSTEEVKIGNKMVKARQYPWGTVQVENENHCDFVKLREMLIRVNMEDLREQTHTRHYELYRRCKLEEMGFKDTDPDSKPFSLQETYEAKRNEFMGELQKKEEEMRQMFVQRVKEKEAELKEAEKELHEKFDRLKKLHQDEKKKLEDKRKSLDDELNMFKQKKTAAELLQNQAQQAGGSTTLKRDKERKNFF, from the exons ATGGCGTCGACTGAGATAGCAAGGCAAGCG GGTGAAGGTGCTCGTGCTGTCCCTCTGGCAGGCCATGTCGGCTTTGACAGCATGCCTGACCAGCTGGTCAACAAATCTGTCAATCACGGATTCTGCTTTAACATCCTCTGTGTTG GTGAGACGGGTCTGGGGAAATCCACCCTCATGGACACGTTGTTCAACACCAAGTTTGAGGGTGAGCCCACCCAGCACAACCAGCCGGGAGTCACGCTCAAGTCCAACACCTATGAGCTCCAGGAGAGCAACGTGCGCCTCAAACTCACTGTCGTCAACACCGTGGGCTTCGGAGACCAGATCAACAAAGAAGACAG CTACAAGTCGATCGTGGAGTTCATTGATTGCCAGTTTGAAGCATATCTACAAGAGGAGCTGAAAATCAAGCGCACGCTACACAGCTACCACGATACCCGCATCCACGCATGCCTGTACTTCATCGCTCCCACGGGGCACTCGCTCAAATCCCTGGACTTGGTGACCATGAAGAAACTTGATAGCAAG GTCAACATTATCCCAATCGTTGCCAAGTCGGATGCCATCTCCAAGAGCGAGCTGGCCAAGTTCAAAATCAAAATCACCAGTGAGCTGGTCAGCAACGGAGTGCAGATCTACCAGTTCCCCACTGACGACGAGTCCGTGGCAGAGATCAACTCCACCATGAAC AGCCATTTGCCGTTTGCCGTGGTAGGGAGCACAGAGGAGGTGAAGATTGGGaacaagatggtgaaggccCGGCAGTACCCCTGGGGGACGGTGCAGG TGGAAAATGAGAATCACTGTGACTTCGTCAAGCTGCGGGAAATGCTGATCAGAGTGAACATGGAGGACCTGCGAGAGCAGACGCACACGCGTCATTATGAGCTCTACCGTCGCTGCAAACTGGAGGAGATGGGCTTCAAAGACACAGACCCTGACAGCAAGCCCTTCAG TCTTCAGGAGACTTATGAAGCTAAGAGGAACGAGTTCATGGGCGAGCtgcagaagaaagaagaagaaatgaggCAAATGTTTGTCCAGAGAGTCAAAGAGAAGGAGGCCGAGCTCaaagaagcagagaaagag CTGCACGAGAAGTTTGACCGTCTGAAGAAGCTCCACCAAGACGAGAAGAAGAAACTGGAGGATAAGAGGAAGTCCCTGGACGACGAGCTCAACATGTTCAAACAGAAAAAGACTGCTGCAGAGCTCTTGCAGAACCAAGCCCAGCAGGCAGGGGGCTCCACCACACTCAAGAGggacaaagagaggaaaaa cTTCTTTTAA
- the sept6 gene encoding septin-6 isoform X1 yields MASTEIARQAGEGARAVPLAGHVGFDSMPDQLVNKSVNHGFCFNILCVGETGLGKSTLMDTLFNTKFEGEPTQHNQPGVTLKSNTYELQESNVRLKLTVVNTVGFGDQINKEDSYKSIVEFIDCQFEAYLQEELKIKRTLHSYHDTRIHACLYFIAPTGHSLKSLDLVTMKKLDSKVNIIPIVAKSDAISKSELAKFKIKITSELVSNGVQIYQFPTDDESVAEINSTMNSHLPFAVVGSTEEVKIGNKMVKARQYPWGTVQVENENHCDFVKLREMLIRVNMEDLREQTHTRHYELYRRCKLEEMGFKDTDPDSKPFSLQETYEAKRNEFMGELQKKEEEMRQMFVQRVKEKEAELKEAEKELHEKFDRLKKLHQDEKKKLEDKRKSLDDELNMFKQKKTAAELLQNQAQQAGGSTTLKRDKERKNNPWLCTE; encoded by the exons ATGGCGTCGACTGAGATAGCAAGGCAAGCG GGTGAAGGTGCTCGTGCTGTCCCTCTGGCAGGCCATGTCGGCTTTGACAGCATGCCTGACCAGCTGGTCAACAAATCTGTCAATCACGGATTCTGCTTTAACATCCTCTGTGTTG GTGAGACGGGTCTGGGGAAATCCACCCTCATGGACACGTTGTTCAACACCAAGTTTGAGGGTGAGCCCACCCAGCACAACCAGCCGGGAGTCACGCTCAAGTCCAACACCTATGAGCTCCAGGAGAGCAACGTGCGCCTCAAACTCACTGTCGTCAACACCGTGGGCTTCGGAGACCAGATCAACAAAGAAGACAG CTACAAGTCGATCGTGGAGTTCATTGATTGCCAGTTTGAAGCATATCTACAAGAGGAGCTGAAAATCAAGCGCACGCTACACAGCTACCACGATACCCGCATCCACGCATGCCTGTACTTCATCGCTCCCACGGGGCACTCGCTCAAATCCCTGGACTTGGTGACCATGAAGAAACTTGATAGCAAG GTCAACATTATCCCAATCGTTGCCAAGTCGGATGCCATCTCCAAGAGCGAGCTGGCCAAGTTCAAAATCAAAATCACCAGTGAGCTGGTCAGCAACGGAGTGCAGATCTACCAGTTCCCCACTGACGACGAGTCCGTGGCAGAGATCAACTCCACCATGAAC AGCCATTTGCCGTTTGCCGTGGTAGGGAGCACAGAGGAGGTGAAGATTGGGaacaagatggtgaaggccCGGCAGTACCCCTGGGGGACGGTGCAGG TGGAAAATGAGAATCACTGTGACTTCGTCAAGCTGCGGGAAATGCTGATCAGAGTGAACATGGAGGACCTGCGAGAGCAGACGCACACGCGTCATTATGAGCTCTACCGTCGCTGCAAACTGGAGGAGATGGGCTTCAAAGACACAGACCCTGACAGCAAGCCCTTCAG TCTTCAGGAGACTTATGAAGCTAAGAGGAACGAGTTCATGGGCGAGCtgcagaagaaagaagaagaaatgaggCAAATGTTTGTCCAGAGAGTCAAAGAGAAGGAGGCCGAGCTCaaagaagcagagaaagag CTGCACGAGAAGTTTGACCGTCTGAAGAAGCTCCACCAAGACGAGAAGAAGAAACTGGAGGATAAGAGGAAGTCCCTGGACGACGAGCTCAACATGTTCAAACAGAAAAAGACTGCTGCAGAGCTCTTGCAGAACCAAGCCCAGCAGGCAGGGGGCTCCACCACACTCAAGAGggacaaagagaggaaaaa TAATCCCTGGCTCTGCACTGAGTAG
- the sept6 gene encoding septin-6 isoform X2 has translation MASTEIARQAGEGARAVPLAGHVGFDSMPDQLVNKSVNHGFCFNILCVGETGLGKSTLMDTLFNTKFEGEPTQHNQPGVTLKSNTYELQESNVRLKLTVVNTVGFGDQINKEDSYKSIVEFIDCQFEAYLQEELKIKRTLHSYHDTRIHACLYFIAPTGHSLKSLDLVTMKKLDSKVNIIPIVAKSDAISKSELAKFKIKITSELVSNGVQIYQFPTDDESVAEINSTMNSHLPFAVVGSTEEVKIGNKMVKARQYPWGTVQVENENHCDFVKLREMLIRVNMEDLREQTHTRHYELYRRCKLEEMGFKDTDPDSKPFSLQETYEAKRNEFMGELQKKEEEMRQMFVQRVKEKEAELKEAEKELHEKFDRLKKLHQDEKKKLEDKRKSLDDELNMFKQKKTAAELLQNQAQQAGGSTTLKRDKERKNLGFL, from the exons ATGGCGTCGACTGAGATAGCAAGGCAAGCG GGTGAAGGTGCTCGTGCTGTCCCTCTGGCAGGCCATGTCGGCTTTGACAGCATGCCTGACCAGCTGGTCAACAAATCTGTCAATCACGGATTCTGCTTTAACATCCTCTGTGTTG GTGAGACGGGTCTGGGGAAATCCACCCTCATGGACACGTTGTTCAACACCAAGTTTGAGGGTGAGCCCACCCAGCACAACCAGCCGGGAGTCACGCTCAAGTCCAACACCTATGAGCTCCAGGAGAGCAACGTGCGCCTCAAACTCACTGTCGTCAACACCGTGGGCTTCGGAGACCAGATCAACAAAGAAGACAG CTACAAGTCGATCGTGGAGTTCATTGATTGCCAGTTTGAAGCATATCTACAAGAGGAGCTGAAAATCAAGCGCACGCTACACAGCTACCACGATACCCGCATCCACGCATGCCTGTACTTCATCGCTCCCACGGGGCACTCGCTCAAATCCCTGGACTTGGTGACCATGAAGAAACTTGATAGCAAG GTCAACATTATCCCAATCGTTGCCAAGTCGGATGCCATCTCCAAGAGCGAGCTGGCCAAGTTCAAAATCAAAATCACCAGTGAGCTGGTCAGCAACGGAGTGCAGATCTACCAGTTCCCCACTGACGACGAGTCCGTGGCAGAGATCAACTCCACCATGAAC AGCCATTTGCCGTTTGCCGTGGTAGGGAGCACAGAGGAGGTGAAGATTGGGaacaagatggtgaaggccCGGCAGTACCCCTGGGGGACGGTGCAGG TGGAAAATGAGAATCACTGTGACTTCGTCAAGCTGCGGGAAATGCTGATCAGAGTGAACATGGAGGACCTGCGAGAGCAGACGCACACGCGTCATTATGAGCTCTACCGTCGCTGCAAACTGGAGGAGATGGGCTTCAAAGACACAGACCCTGACAGCAAGCCCTTCAG TCTTCAGGAGACTTATGAAGCTAAGAGGAACGAGTTCATGGGCGAGCtgcagaagaaagaagaagaaatgaggCAAATGTTTGTCCAGAGAGTCAAAGAGAAGGAGGCCGAGCTCaaagaagcagagaaagag CTGCACGAGAAGTTTGACCGTCTGAAGAAGCTCCACCAAGACGAGAAGAAGAAACTGGAGGATAAGAGGAAGTCCCTGGACGACGAGCTCAACATGTTCAAACAGAAAAAGACTGCTGCAGAGCTCTTGCAGAACCAAGCCCAGCAGGCAGGGGGCTCCACCACACTCAAGAGggacaaagagaggaaaaa CTTAGGATTcctgtag